DNA from Anaerolineae bacterium:
CTTTGCCTAGTGCCGGGAGTGGGCGGCGTGCTCCTGCGCCGGCTGTTGGCCCATTTCGGCACGCCAGAGGATGTCCTGCATGCTTCCCCCTCGGCCCTGATGCGCGTCCCCGGCGTCGGCCGCAAGATCGCCGGCGCTATTGCCGGCGCCTCGCTAGAGCGCACCGCACAACTGCTCGAACGCTGGAAGCCGCAGGGTATCGCGCTGATCGGTTGGGACAGCCCCGCATACCCGGAGAACCTGCGCCGGCTCCCCGACAGCCCCCCGCTCCTCTTCGTGCAGGGCACCCTGCTCCCGTCCGATGCGGCCGCCGCGGCGGTCGTTGGCACCCGCCGGCCCACTGCCGCGGGGAAGGCCGCCGCCGGCATGATCTCAGGCGAGCTTGCCTGCCGCGGCATCACCATCGTCAGCGGCATGGCACGCGGCGTGGACGGCTTCGCGCAAGGGGCGGCGGTGCATGCCGGCGGCCGCACCCTCGCGGTGCTGGGTGTGGGCCTCCTGCATGCCGGCGAGCTTCCCACCGCCGGCCTTCTGCCCAACATCCTGGCCCGCGGCGCGCTCCTATCCGAACTGCCCCCGGATGCCGGCGTCCTGCGGCAGAACCTGGTGGCGCGCAACCGCCTCATCAGCGGCCTGAGCCGGGCAGTGATCGTGGTGGAAACAGGTCTCAATGGTGGAAGCATGTATGCGGCGCAGTTCGCCCTTCGGCAGGGGCGTGCGCTGTGGGCCGTGCCGGGCAGTGCCGGCTGTGACCAGCTTCTGGGAGAGGGGGCGCATCCGCTGGACCCGCGTGAGGCGGACTGGGATGCCCTGGCGGAGGAAATCCGAGGACTGGAGCCGCCGGCCCTGCCGATCGCCGAGGCGCGGCAGG
Protein-coding regions in this window:
- a CDS encoding DNA-protecting protein DprA encodes the protein MEAAGSLQSDNLAFITLCLVPGVGGVLLRRLLAHFGTPEDVLHASPSALMRVPGVGRKIAGAIAGASLERTAQLLERWKPQGIALIGWDSPAYPENLRRLPDSPPLLFVQGTLLPSDAAAAAVVGTRRPTAAGKAAAGMISGELACRGITIVSGMARGVDGFAQGAAVHAGGRTLAVLGVGLLHAGELPTAGLLPNILARGALLSELPPDAGVLRQNLVARNRLISGLSRAVIVVETGLNGGSMYAAQFALRQGRALWAVPGSAGCDQLLGEGAHPLDPREADWDALAEEIRGLEPPALPIAEARQERLLEGPAPDYGEERRRTT